The following coding sequences are from one Schizosaccharomyces osmophilus chromosome 1, complete sequence window:
- a CDS encoding endomembrane protein encodes MSSRIPNVNDVLTKQCSAPLNIYNFYIYIQYEERGVDYLDMWLDISLLDILTRIYYKEIENSHSIATQSSSTLGLNGSRARTPNQSNVSYGFLEDYYLPNFGPLFTENIFNMEILDPASLFHNKDRASYLKEIHPSNDPKPFLPSFGMISHNHLFAFRQIIINRYLTKGSPFRVPLPSRLVNPLLNASKYQVAEDPNILEEVHSYIFHFILKPAYTRFLDQQMKHNIHAASYAVRFLIGYIATFAAYWLGFCGIFLEYSRRVRVWTLLPFFIGFYNLICSWFCLDPLLALVGYNETKPFHFSKVQNKRILLHLQIKAVYAGLLIAALVAANTAIFSSVPSIRL; translated from the coding sequence ATGAGCAGTCGTATACCAAATGTAAATGATGTGTTGACAAAACAGTGTAGTGCTCCATTGAATATCTATAacttttatatatatattcaaTATGAAGAGCGAGGAGTTGACTATCTAGATATGTGGTTGGATATTAGTTTGCTCGACATCCTTACCAGAATCtattataaagaaattgaaaattccCATTCTATCGCTACACAGAGTAGCTCTACCCTTGGCCTAAATGGCTCTCGAGCCCGGACACCGAACCAATCGAACGTTTCTTATGGTTTTTTGGAAGACTACTATCTCCCTAATTTTGGACCGCTATTCACAGAAAACATATTCAATATGGAAATCTTAGACCCAGCCTCCCTTTTTCATAACAAGGATCGAGCATcttatttaaaagaaattcatcCCTCTAATGATCCAaagccttttcttccttccttcGGAATGATCTCACATAATcatttgtttgcttttcgaCAGATAATAATAAACAGATACTTGACAAAAGGGTCCCCTTTTCGGGTTCCCCTTCCATCGCGTTTGGTGAATCCACTACTTAATGCCTCAAAGTATCAAGTGGCCGAGGATCCAAACATCCTTGAAGAAGTTCATTCCTATATATTTCACTTTATTCTCAAACCTGCATATACTCGATTTTTGGATCAACAAATGAAGCACAACATTCATGCTGCTAGCTATGCCGTCAGATTTCTCATCGGATACATCGCTACCTTTGCAGCATATTGGCTTGGGTTTTGCGGCATCTTTTTGGAGTATTCTAGAAGAGTACGGGTTTGGACTTTGCTTCCCTTTTTCATTGGATTTTATAACCTCATTTGTTCGTGGTTTTGCTTAGATCCTTTGTTGGCACTTGTTGGATATAATGAAACAAAGccgtttcatttttcaaaagtacaAAACAAGAGGATCCTTCTTCACTTACAGATTAAGGCAGTTTACGCAGGTTTGTTAATCGCTGCATTAGTAGCTGCCAATACAGCAATCTTCAGCAGCGTACCTTCAATTCGACTATAA
- the nop58 gene encoding U3 snoRNP protein Nop58: MLILTETAAGYAVFKAKDKLLKKREALVDDLKTAEGASNILKLQSFAKFESTVDAVDNVSALIEGKVSPKLSNLLKDLSDKKNNMLVVADPKLGNAINKLPGLEFEVMSDSSVQDLYRGIREHMSSLIAGLAPSDINAMSLGLSHSLSRHKLKFSPDKVDTMIVQAIALLDDLDKELNTYAMRVREWYGWHFPEMGKIVQDNLAYARVIKTMGMRTSCSSTDFSDVLPEEVEATLKSAAEISMGTEITAEDLENISILAQQVLDLAAYRAQLSEYLRNRMHAIAPNLTALVGELVGARLIAHAGSLMNLAKQPASTLQILGAEKALFRALKTKHSTPKYGLIYHASLVGQANSKNKGKIARVLATKAALSLRVDALTDKNIVDGNVGLENRIRVENRLRSLEGGKLLPLPTASVQQQKHDISGGAAYNPATDTVVTTDDADKKEESESEEEKPKEDKDSKKKKKKSSKSKDVDESSDSKKEKKKKRKSEDGEEASGEKKKKKSKKSKS; the protein is encoded by the exons ATGTTGATTCTTACAG AGACTGCGGCCGGTTATGCCGTTTTTAAGGCAAAAGATaaattgttgaaaaagCGTGAAGCCTTAGTCGACGACTTAAAAACAGCTGAAGGTGCTTCGAATAT CTTAAAATTGCAGTCATTTGCAAAATTCGAAAGTACAGTGGATGCCGTCGACAATGTCTCCGCTCTTATCGAGGGCAAGGTTTCCCCTAAGCTTTCaaatcttttgaaggaCTTGTCcgacaaaaaaaataatatgcTTGTTGTTGCTGATCCCAAGCTTGGTAACGCCATTAACAAATTGCCTGGTCTTGAGTTTGAGGTTATGTCTGACTCATCCGTCCAGGATCTATACCGTGGTATTCGTGAGCATATGTCTTCGTTGATTGCTGGCTTGGCACCCTCTGATATTAACGCCATGTCTTTGGGTCTTTCGCACTCCCTTTCTCGTCATAAGCTCAAGTTCTCTCCCGACAAGGTTGACACAATGATCGTTCAAGCAATTGCTCTCCTTGACGATCTCGACAAAGAGTTGAATACCTACGCTATGCGTGTTCGTGAATGGTATGGTTGGCATTTCCCTGAAATGGGCAAGATTGTTCAAGATAACTTGGCATATGCCCGCGTTATTAAGACTATGGGTATGCGTACCAGCTGTTCTTCTACCGATTTCAGCGATGTTCTTCCTGAAGAAGTCGAGGCCACTTTAAAGAGTGCTGCTGAGATTTCTATGGGTACCGAAATTACCGCCgaagatttggaaaacattTCTATCTTGGCACAACAAGTTCTTGATTTGGCAGCTTACAGAGCTCAGTTATCAGAATATCTCCGCAACAGAATGCATGCCATTGCTCCCAACTTGACTGCTCTTGTCGGTGAACTTGTCGGTGCTCGTTTGATAGCTCACGCTGGCTCTTTGATGAACTTGGCCAAGCAACCTGCTTCCACTCTCCAAATTTTGGGTGCTGAAAAGGCTCTTTTCCGTGCCTTGAAAACCAAGCACAGTACTCCCAAGTACGGTTTGATCTACCACGCTAGCTTGGTTGGTCAAGCTAATTCTAAAAACAAGGGTAAAATAGCTAGAGTTTTGGCTACCAAGGCCGCCTTGTCCCTTCGTGTTGATGCTTTGACTGACAAAAATATTGTTGATGGTAACGTCGGTCTGGAGAATCGCATTCGCGTTGAAAACCGTCTTCGTTCCCTTGAAGGTGGAAAGCTTTTGCCTTTGCCAACCGCCTCGGTTCAACAACAAAAGCACGATATCAGTGGTGGTGCCGCCTACAACCCTGCTACTGACACTGTTGTTACCACCGATGACGCTGATAAGAAGGAAGAGAGtgaaagtgaagaagaaaaacccAAGGAAGACAAggattccaaaaagaagaagaaaaagtctTCCAAGAGTAAGGATGTTGATGAGTCATCAGATagcaaaaaggaaaagaaaaagaagagaaaatcTGAAGACGGAGAAGAAGCTTCTGgcgagaaaaagaagaaaaaatccaagaaatCTAAATCTTAA
- the wtf14 gene encoding wtf meiotic driver (syntenic with wtf21 in CBS 15792) → MKNKYTPISDSDDSSKTLNDEKADSQSSPSDGTPPPYTASTKFIDLEMAPETEESSKKKRYLTPRELAIVFAIFIVYNVCLIIARVILLVYEIPFNQLAVWVLFGVWCALFLSLTIVITQMPKEWFTQAGRVLHNMLTAAISVCCFNGFCYFIGKKLVWTENINSFCYWLFGAIDIMFILVLTMNANAREILRLVLVDLRNGIGVGVNGIGNAVDRILDTNRGEQVPQNEGIELQPLAEQSAEV, encoded by the exons atgaaaaacaaatatactcctatttcagattctgatgactcttccaaaacgctcaatgatgaaaaggcaGATAGTCAGTCGTCTCCTTCTGATGGTACGCCTCCTCCGTATACAG CTTCAACCAAATTTATTGATCTCGAAATGGCTCctgaaacagaagaaagttctaaaaagaaaagatatctGACGCCTCGTGAATtagcaattgtttttgctatttttattgtatatAATGTATGCTTAATTATTGCGAGGgtcattcttcttgtttacgaaattcCGTTTAATCAGCTTGCCGTTTGGGTACTTTTTGGCGTTTGGTGCGCTCTATTTCTGTCATTGACAATTG TAATAACTCAAATGCCTAAAGAATGGTTCACGCAAGCTGGTAGAGTGCTGCACAACATGTTGACGGCAGCAATCTCTGTGTGTTGTTTCAATGGTTTCTGTTACTTTATTGGAAAGAAGCTAGTATGGACTGAAAACATAAACTCGTTCTGTTACTGGCTGTTTGGTGCCATTGACATAATGTTTATTCTTGTTTTAACGA TGAATGCAAATGCGCGTGAAATATTAAGATTAGTTCTCGTCGATCTGAGAAACGGCATAGGCGTTGGCGTAAACGGAATAGGAAACGCTGTGGATCGTATTTTAG ATACAAATCGAGGAGAGCAAGTACCTCAGAACGAAGGAATCGAACTTCAGCCTCTTGCTGAGCAAAGCGCTGAAGTTTGA